GATCACAATCACTTAAAGGATTGCAATTCCAAACCCAGATCACGGTCTATCGATTACGGAATCGATAGGATTACCACGTCGCGGTAACGACGGCGTTGATGATGCCAGGGGCGGTAAACAAACCCAGACCGGCGGCGACACCGACCGCAAAACCCATCAGGGAATTGCGCAATACGCCGGCAATCAGCCCGACGACGATAAACGCCGCCGCAATCAATTTGCCCAACGATCCTTGCATCCAGTTGGTCAACAAGGTGTACACGGCGTTGAATTCGGTACTACCGGTACCGGCAAACGATTCGGAGGAAAACAGAAACATTCCCGCCACGGCGACAAGGGCGACCAACATTTTGATCTGTACCAGATTTTTCATTTGTTTCATGGTTATACCTTTCAGAAAAGTGAGTAAATAGGCTTTAAACCCAAATCTCGGGCGCGGCAACGCCCGGTTGGCGATCTAACGCCTGACTCACCTTCTGGTGGTTTAACCGATTGCTAAAACGGCGATTTTGCTTTTAACAGCGACTCGAATCCTTCCGGCATTTTGCCGCCCCCTCCCCCCATTTTTTTACCGTCCACCAGTCCATCGAGATCGAATTTGTCCTTTTTAGGCGGTTCACGTTGTTCCACTTGCAGGGCACGCAATTGCGGATTTTGCGTTACAGATTTCTTGCCGATCATCCAACGTCTCGGCTCTATCTCGGTAAACACATAACCGGATACATTCAAGTCGCCGTCTTTGTCCTCCCAGGGCGCGATCCAGATTCTCATGACTTCGGATGGCGTGCGTATCGGGGTGGGATCCTCGATATGCGGCACTGGCGATTGTTCCCGGCCACTGCCGGTCAGGGTCACCGGTTGCGGCTTGGTCGCTTCGCTGGGTGCAGTTCCCTCACCGGAAGGCAACGCATTATCGGTAACTTGATAGGCGCGTTCGGTGGACATACAAATCGGATCATCTGGCATCCCTTTACAACCATACGAATCCGGAATCAGCGTACAAGCACCGAGTAGTGGTACCAACACGATCAACAAAACTGATCTGAACATGCGTTTCACCTTATTGTTTTGCAGTTGAGACGCTTTGAGTGCTATTCAGCCAACCGGCTAAATCGTCCGGGGCGCCTTTGTGGGTACGACCGTCCTGGGCAATTACAAACGGCACCGCGGTCAATCCCAAGATGGCCGAAGTAATCACCGCTTTCTGCATGGGCTCCTTGTCGCAGTTGCCTGGAAGCTGTTCCGGCAACCCAGCGTAGTCCTGATTGAGTAGTGCGGTCGTCGCCTTTTCCTTGTCCTTGGTTTGGAGCAGGCATTCGATTTTGTTGACCAGAATCGTCGACTCCTGTCCCAATACCGCGATCGGGATAATCTTGAAGGTGTAACGATCGGCGAGTGCCGGTAGCTGCTGCTGCAACTTTTTGCAGTAGCGGCATTGCGGATCGACGAATACCACAACAGAGGTTTTGCCCTTGCCCACCAGCACCGGGCCGAGTTCGTCGATGTTGAGTTTCATGTCGGCTAGCGGAATCCGATTCATCACGGAATCGACTTGTTCGATCCGGGTAATCGGTGTTTTCGACCAGGTATCCATTAATTGGCCCTTGAAGGCAAATCGGCCGTTGCGGGATATGAAGTAGGTCTCGCCGCCCGCCTCTACCATATTGAAGCCATCAATCGGCAAGGCCTTCATCGCGTTAATGGCCCCTTTCGCAAACAATGCGGCCTCGGTCGGTGTCGAGACTTCAGGACTTGCCACGGGTGGCTGACCGGCGACAGCCAGACTGGACACCACTAAGAGGAAAATTGCAGGGAGTAATTTCATGGGGTCTCCATTCATTGATTAACTTTTTTCAAGCAACCGCAACTTGGTGCCGCGTTGCACGACTAAATTGATCTTGCGGGTCACATCGATCTCGATCACCGGGAACAGGTTCTCCGCATAATCGATGTAATAATTTGCCAAGCGCTCCATGGCGTACCCGGTTCCCCGTAAGGCCCCTCCCTCTATCGAATCCTGGCTAAAGGAGCGTTGAAACGGGGTTGTGGCCACGCCAGCGGGTCCGGCCAACGCCAGCACCTGGGTTTGCGTTCGACCAAACATATCCGAGAATCCGCGCAGAAAGCCGGCCAACAGTGCATTGCGCAGTAAAGCGCCTTGTTTGCTGA
This window of the Methylomonas koyamae genome carries:
- the traA gene encoding TraA family conjugative transfer protein codes for the protein MKQMKNLVQIKMLVALVAVAGMFLFSSESFAGTGSTEFNAVYTLLTNWMQGSLGKLIAAAFIVVGLIAGVLRNSLMGFAVGVAAGLGLFTAPGIINAVVTATW
- a CDS encoding DsbC family protein, with the translated sequence MKLLPAIFLLVVSSLAVAGQPPVASPEVSTPTEAALFAKGAINAMKALPIDGFNMVEAGGETYFISRNGRFAFKGQLMDTWSKTPITRIEQVDSVMNRIPLADMKLNIDELGPVLVGKGKTSVVVFVDPQCRYCKKLQQQLPALADRYTFKIIPIAVLGQESTILVNKIECLLQTKDKEKATTALLNQDYAGLPEQLPGNCDKEPMQKAVITSAILGLTAVPFVIAQDGRTHKGAPDDLAGWLNSTQSVSTAKQ
- a CDS encoding TraV family lipoprotein — translated: MFRSVLLIVLVPLLGACTLIPDSYGCKGMPDDPICMSTERAYQVTDNALPSGEGTAPSEATKPQPVTLTGSGREQSPVPHIEDPTPIRTPSEVMRIWIAPWEDKDGDLNVSGYVFTEIEPRRWMIGKKSVTQNPQLRALQVEQREPPKKDKFDLDGLVDGKKMGGGGGKMPEGFESLLKAKSPF